Proteins encoded by one window of Enterococcus faecalis:
- a CDS encoding helix-turn-helix transcriptional regulator → MCYIQGAHSILSSFKGGNAMRKKKKSSFESSIHVYRAMARMTQQDLANRVGVSRQTIIQLERNKYNPSLLLAHDIANVFGVTIDDVFTFKETLNDDVEQEA, encoded by the coding sequence ATGTGTTATATTCAAGGTGCACATTCTATTTTATCTTCTTTTAAAGGAGGGAATGCTATGCGAAAAAAGAAAAAATCTTCGTTTGAAAGTTCAATTCATGTTTATCGTGCTATGGCTCGTATGACCCAGCAAGATTTGGCCAATCGAGTCGGTGTCTCTCGACAAACAATTATTCAACTGGAACGAAACAAGTACAATCCTTCATTACTTCTTGCGCATGACATCGCGAACGTCTTTGGCGTAACCATTGATGATGTGTTCACCTTCAAAGAAACACTGAATGACGATGTAGAACAAGAAGCCTAA
- a CDS encoding calcium-translocating P-type ATPase, PMCA-type, whose amino-acid sequence MEAYKQSVDTVTKEVSVNTETGLTQQEAQQRLKENGRNQFEEAKKDSVLKKFIHSLSDFTTIILLVAAAISFYTAIVTEHGEYFEGILIIAIVIINAVLAIVQEGNAEKSLAALQDMNKQSSAVLRDGKVIEVDAEELVVGDVLVLEAGSMITADARLIQASQMRVEESALTGESEPVEKDPTYVGHDDDGLGDQINMIFKGCTVVNGRGRAVVTATGMNTEMGKIAGLLNNSDQQKTPLQKRLNQLGKRISLLALGAAAIVFIIGELQGEPLLEMFMTAVSLAVAAVPETLTVIVTLTLAYGVQKMAKKHAIIRRLPAVETLGTANVICSDKTGTLTQNKMRVRRVWHRGDEVTDTEDAMTDEAMEVLKMAALCTDVIVEKEGDELTVTGNPTEAAIVRAVEENYHTKEELEEKYPRIGEIPFDSERKMMTTVHQWGKKYISITKGAFDVLLPRFGFGDVDQAAIVNDRFGKRALRVIAVGYAVYDEPPKEITSEALEKKLRLLGLIGMIDPPRPESKGAIARAKKAGIKTVMITGDHVVTASAIAKELGILKDKSEALSGSELKKMSDEELDKRVKDLSVYARVTPEDKIRIVQSWQRSGAVVAMTGDGVNDAPALKASDVGCAMGITGTDVAQGASDMILTDDNFATIVDAVAQGRAVYRNIRKAINFLLSCNISEIFIVLIAMLLGWGAPFTAVQLLFVNVVADGLPGFALGKEPAEKGIMDEAPIPKNEGIFARGLWQKIGINAAVFTVITLFGFYLGAFVPGVSAYVSNSYEVGQTVAFLILAYSSILHVFNVRSANSVFRVKLSSNKSLFEMVVLALLITTTIALLPFTQELFGLVHISLNHWMLAIFLSFVPIFVNEMIKFHFSEVEEEEEVI is encoded by the coding sequence ATGGAAGCTTACAAGCAATCTGTCGATACTGTCACAAAAGAAGTTTCAGTCAATACTGAAACTGGTTTAACACAACAAGAGGCCCAACAACGGCTGAAAGAAAATGGCCGCAATCAATTTGAAGAGGCTAAGAAGGATTCTGTGTTAAAGAAATTTATTCACAGTTTATCTGATTTTACAACGATTATTTTATTAGTTGCTGCGGCAATTTCGTTTTATACAGCAATCGTAACAGAACATGGCGAATATTTTGAAGGAATCTTAATTATTGCAATTGTGATTATCAATGCTGTTTTGGCCATTGTTCAAGAAGGAAATGCTGAAAAATCTCTGGCGGCTTTACAAGACATGAACAAGCAAAGTAGTGCAGTCTTACGAGATGGCAAGGTAATCGAAGTCGATGCTGAAGAACTAGTAGTAGGAGATGTTCTAGTTCTTGAAGCTGGTTCAATGATTACAGCCGATGCACGACTTATTCAAGCTTCTCAAATGCGCGTAGAAGAGTCAGCACTAACAGGTGAAAGTGAACCTGTTGAAAAAGATCCTACATACGTGGGGCATGACGATGATGGCTTAGGAGATCAAATAAATATGATTTTCAAAGGCTGTACCGTTGTGAATGGCCGCGGACGAGCAGTAGTAACTGCAACAGGAATGAATACGGAAATGGGTAAAATTGCTGGGTTACTGAATAACAGCGATCAGCAAAAAACACCATTACAAAAACGCTTGAATCAATTAGGCAAACGTATTAGTTTGTTAGCCTTAGGGGCTGCAGCAATTGTTTTCATTATTGGTGAACTGCAAGGAGAACCGCTTCTTGAAATGTTTATGACAGCCGTTTCCTTAGCGGTGGCAGCTGTACCAGAAACACTAACCGTGATTGTAACATTAACCTTAGCATATGGTGTTCAAAAAATGGCTAAGAAACATGCGATTATTCGTCGATTGCCAGCAGTAGAAACGCTAGGAACTGCGAATGTTATCTGTTCTGATAAGACAGGAACACTGACACAAAATAAAATGCGCGTCCGCCGAGTATGGCATCGTGGTGATGAAGTAACGGATACGGAAGATGCCATGACCGATGAAGCCATGGAAGTACTGAAAATGGCTGCTTTATGTACAGATGTCATTGTGGAAAAAGAAGGCGATGAATTAACTGTTACAGGGAATCCGACAGAAGCGGCAATTGTTCGTGCTGTCGAAGAAAATTATCATACTAAAGAAGAACTTGAAGAAAAATATCCTCGTATTGGTGAAATTCCCTTTGATTCAGAACGAAAAATGATGACTACGGTCCATCAATGGGGGAAAAAGTACATCTCAATTACTAAAGGAGCCTTTGATGTGTTACTACCTCGTTTTGGTTTCGGAGATGTCGATCAAGCGGCTATTGTTAATGATCGTTTCGGAAAACGAGCGTTACGAGTTATTGCTGTCGGTTATGCCGTATATGATGAACCACCCAAGGAAATTACATCAGAGGCTTTAGAAAAAAAACTTCGCTTGTTAGGCTTAATTGGCATGATTGATCCACCACGTCCAGAAAGTAAGGGCGCCATTGCTCGTGCGAAAAAAGCTGGAATTAAAACAGTCATGATTACTGGTGATCACGTGGTAACAGCCAGTGCAATTGCTAAAGAATTAGGAATTTTAAAAGATAAAAGTGAAGCCTTATCTGGTTCAGAACTGAAAAAAATGAGTGATGAAGAATTAGATAAACGTGTTAAAGATTTATCCGTTTATGCACGTGTAACCCCTGAAGATAAAATTCGAATTGTTCAATCATGGCAACGTTCTGGCGCTGTTGTAGCAATGACCGGAGATGGCGTGAATGATGCGCCAGCCTTGAAAGCTAGTGATGTCGGTTGCGCAATGGGGATTACTGGAACAGATGTGGCCCAAGGCGCTTCAGATATGATTTTGACGGACGATAACTTTGCAACTATTGTTGATGCGGTTGCGCAAGGACGTGCCGTGTACCGAAATATTCGTAAAGCCATTAACTTCTTGTTAAGCTGTAATATTTCTGAGATTTTTATTGTTTTAATTGCCATGTTACTTGGTTGGGGTGCGCCATTTACTGCAGTTCAACTGTTGTTTGTTAACGTTGTCGCAGATGGGTTACCTGGTTTTGCATTAGGAAAAGAACCAGCGGAAAAAGGAATTATGGATGAGGCACCAATCCCTAAAAACGAAGGGATTTTTGCACGAGGCTTATGGCAAAAGATTGGGATTAATGCAGCAGTGTTCACAGTCATTACTTTGTTTGGTTTTTACCTAGGTGCCTTTGTACCAGGTGTTTCAGCCTATGTTTCAAACAGCTATGAAGTTGGACAAACAGTGGCATTTTTAATCTTAGCTTATTCCTCTATCTTACATGTCTTTAATGTTCGTAGTGCGAACTCTGTTTTCCGTGTAAAATTATCAAGCAACAAGTCGCTCTTTGAAATGGTCGTTTTAGCATTACTAATTACCACAACCATTGCTTTATTACCATTCACACAAGAACTATTTGGATTAGTGCATATTAGTTTAAATCATTGGATGTTAGCAATTTTCCTATCCTTTGTGCCAATTTTCGTCAATGAAATGATTAAGTTCCATTTCTCTGAAGTTGAAGAGGAAGAAGAAGTGATTTAA
- a CDS encoding KUP/HAK/KT family potassium transporter — MLHKAEGFDRRKFTMAGILVAMGVVYGDIGTSPLYVMKAIVGDNGGLARVSESFILGSVSLIFWTLTILTTIKYVVIALNADNHGEGGIFSLYTLVRKKSKYLIIPAMIGGAALLADGVLTPAVTVTTAIEGLRGIPAFFEHFGNDQTIIVVITLTIILILFSVQRFGTELVGKAFGPIMFLWFTFLGIIGLMNFSQDWTVIRALNPYYALQLLVSPENKLGLFILGNIFLATTGAEALYSDLGHVGKMNIRISWPYIKICLILNYLGQAAWLLTVKENPEMQALAEINPFFQMIPRGILVFGVVFATIAAVIASQALISGSYTLVSEAIKLKLLPRLKIIYPGSNIGQMYIPAVNLILWLACSAIVLAFRTSTHMEAAYGLSITITMLMTTILLLFYLLDKIPAWSAYLISLFFAAIEVVFFFSSAAKFFHGGYVAVGMAVFLLCIMIIWERGNEIKEATAEQVSLEKYVPQLKALKEDTSVPMYQTNVVFLTSDRVDGEINRNIIYSILDKQPKRANVYWFVNVQVTDEPFTQEYSVDMLGTDFIVQVQLYLGFHISQEVNVYLRQIVHDLMKTGRLPKQPQRYSLTPGREVGDFQFVLIQEELSNVSELKKWDRQIMQAKLAIKNLTTSPESWFGLEYSEVKYESVPLIIGPQRKTHLVERKNRS, encoded by the coding sequence GTGTTACACAAAGCAGAGGGGTTTGATCGTCGGAAATTTACGATGGCAGGGATCTTAGTTGCCATGGGCGTTGTCTATGGAGATATTGGAACGAGCCCTTTATATGTAATGAAAGCCATTGTAGGAGATAATGGTGGCTTGGCACGGGTTTCTGAATCGTTTATTTTAGGTTCGGTCTCATTAATTTTTTGGACATTGACTATCTTAACCACGATTAAATATGTTGTTATTGCTTTAAATGCTGATAACCATGGAGAAGGTGGGATTTTCTCTCTTTATACATTGGTTCGTAAAAAAAGTAAGTATTTGATTATTCCCGCAATGATTGGCGGCGCCGCTTTACTGGCTGATGGCGTTTTGACCCCAGCTGTGACAGTGACGACAGCGATTGAAGGCTTACGGGGGATTCCGGCATTTTTTGAACATTTTGGCAATGACCAAACGATTATAGTGGTTATTACGTTGACGATTATTTTAATTCTTTTTTCTGTTCAACGATTTGGAACAGAATTGGTCGGGAAAGCTTTTGGGCCGATTATGTTCTTGTGGTTCACTTTTTTAGGCATCATTGGTTTAATGAATTTTAGCCAAGATTGGACGGTTATTCGTGCATTAAATCCATATTATGCTTTGCAATTACTAGTCAGTCCAGAAAATAAGTTAGGTCTATTTATTTTAGGGAATATTTTCTTGGCTACAACTGGTGCTGAAGCTTTATATTCTGATTTAGGGCATGTAGGAAAAATGAATATCCGCATTAGCTGGCCGTATATTAAGATTTGTTTGATTCTTAATTATTTAGGGCAAGCTGCGTGGTTGTTAACGGTCAAAGAAAACCCTGAAATGCAGGCATTAGCTGAAATTAACCCATTTTTCCAAATGATTCCACGAGGTATTCTCGTATTTGGCGTTGTTTTTGCAACAATCGCCGCAGTGATTGCTTCGCAAGCGTTAATATCAGGTTCGTATACTTTAGTTTCTGAAGCGATTAAATTGAAGTTATTACCAAGACTTAAAATTATTTATCCTGGGAGCAATATCGGTCAAATGTATATTCCAGCGGTAAATTTAATTTTGTGGCTAGCTTGTTCAGCAATCGTGCTGGCTTTTAGAACATCGACACACATGGAAGCTGCGTATGGTCTATCGATTACGATTACGATGTTAATGACAACCATTTTATTGTTGTTTTATCTTTTGGATAAAATTCCAGCTTGGTCTGCGTATCTAATTTCCTTGTTCTTTGCTGCCATTGAAGTTGTCTTTTTCTTTTCAAGTGCTGCGAAGTTTTTCCATGGTGGATATGTTGCTGTGGGAATGGCAGTCTTCTTGTTATGCATCATGATTATTTGGGAACGCGGCAACGAGATTAAGGAAGCGACGGCGGAACAAGTGTCGTTGGAAAAATATGTACCACAACTTAAAGCTTTGAAAGAAGATACATCTGTACCTATGTATCAAACCAACGTGGTCTTTTTAACCTCCGATCGAGTGGACGGCGAAATTAATCGTAATATTATTTATTCGATTTTGGACAAACAGCCAAAACGAGCGAATGTTTATTGGTTTGTTAATGTTCAGGTAACAGATGAACCCTTTACTCAAGAGTATTCTGTTGATATGTTAGGGACTGATTTTATTGTGCAAGTTCAGCTATATTTAGGCTTCCATATTTCTCAAGAAGTGAATGTATATTTAAGACAAATTGTTCATGACTTGATGAAAACAGGCCGCTTGCCAAAACAGCCACAACGTTATTCATTAACGCCAGGAAGAGAAGTTGGCGATTTCCAATTTGTATTAATTCAAGAAGAATTATCTAACGTTTCTGAACTGAAAAAATGGGATCGACAAATTATGCAGGCAAAATTAGCTATCAAAAACTTAACTACCTCTCCTGAAAGTTGGTTTGGCTTGGAATACAGTGAAGTCAAATATGAATCCGTTCCTTTAATCATTGGCCCACAACGGAAAACGCACTTAGTCGAACGAAAGAATCGTTCATAA
- a CDS encoding helix-turn-helix domain-containing protein, which produces MKITTKQVGARMREARKKKKYTLRYLANKIGLSSGSTISNWELGLNLPNKRYLKKIAKACDTTVDWLLYGNFDRFVRQLIKENFQNKQLLKPPFFTQLMGRLSEEQLSYHDSLKIMIQAQKLQQSFYAFPLTVEAPSHSQESISIYEPTTAEEQSDQSYYHPFILSELHELFTHSQNPELDYSLIIAFLPLLKVDQLTEPQKEVLLAIFKRMNSFKDQTLLNEFFVELQYLL; this is translated from the coding sequence ATGAAAATTACTACAAAGCAAGTCGGGGCGCGCATGCGTGAAGCTCGAAAAAAGAAGAAGTACACTTTACGTTATTTAGCCAATAAAATTGGTTTATCTAGTGGAAGTACAATTAGTAACTGGGAATTAGGTTTGAATTTACCAAATAAACGATACTTAAAAAAAATCGCTAAAGCCTGTGACACAACAGTAGATTGGCTACTTTATGGTAATTTTGATCGATTTGTGCGCCAGCTAATAAAAGAAAATTTTCAAAATAAACAACTGCTAAAACCACCTTTTTTTACTCAGTTGATGGGACGTTTATCTGAAGAACAGCTATCCTATCACGATTCCTTAAAAATTATGATTCAAGCGCAAAAGTTACAGCAGTCCTTTTATGCTTTTCCGTTAACAGTAGAAGCCCCCTCTCATTCCCAAGAGAGTATTTCTATTTATGAACCAACAACTGCAGAAGAACAGTCTGACCAATCTTATTATCATCCGTTTATTTTGTCAGAACTCCATGAATTATTTACACATTCTCAAAATCCAGAATTGGATTATTCTCTGATTATCGCTTTTCTTCCTTTGTTAAAAGTAGATCAATTAACTGAACCTCAAAAAGAAGTCTTACTGGCCATCTTTAAGCGGATGAATTCCTTTAAAGACCAAACGCTTTTAAATGAATTCTTTGTGGAATTACAGTATTTACTCTGA
- a CDS encoding heavy metal translocating P-type ATPase: protein MLKMKILKKRRDHMSAKHNHEQHQEKQPTMSHDKMNHMNHDMAHEQMAMSHQHEGMKGMDHSMHMGNFKQKFWLSLILAIPIIVLSPMMGFQLPFQFTFPGSDWLVLILATVLFFYGGQPFLSGAKMELQQKSPAMMTLIAMGISVSYFYSLYAFYMNHFTNQAHVMDFFWELATLIVIMLLGHWIEMNAISNAGDALKKMAELLPDTVKRMTEHGEEEIPLQDVQEGDRLIVRSGDKIPTDGKILKGSTTVDESMVTGESKTVEKNIGDSVIGGAVNGNGMIEISVTGTGENSYLSKVMEMVKQAQSEKSKLESISDRVAKWLFYIALFVGVLAFIGWLLVTKDLSLAFERMVTVFIIACPHALGLAIPLVIARSTSIAAKNGLLLKNRNALEQANKVEYVLLDKTGTLTEGQFTVTGLELMSKQFTREEALKYIGALEKNANHPLAIGIMNYLNKQAVQPYEAHNLQALSGVGLVATVQNQEVKIVNEKEVARLQLTFDETIKTNYQEQGNTLSYLIIAGQLVALLALGDKVKPEAKTFIAELQAQGITPVMLTGDNQTAASAVANYLGMKEYYAELLPEDKEKIVQQYLTEGHQVMMVGDGINDAPSLARASIGIAIGAGTDVAIDSADVVLTDSDPKDILRFLDLAKQTRRKMIQNLWWGAGYNIVAIPLAAGVLAPLGIVLNPAVGAVLMSLSTIIVAANAMTLHISKK, encoded by the coding sequence ATGCTTAAGATGAAAATACTTAAGAAGAGAAGGGATCATATGTCAGCAAAACATAATCATGAACAACATCAGGAAAAACAGCCAACAATGTCCCACGATAAAATGAATCACATGAATCATGACATGGCGCATGAACAAATGGCTATGTCACACCAACATGAAGGAATGAAGGGAATGGATCATTCAATGCATATGGGGAATTTTAAACAAAAATTCTGGCTGTCATTGATTTTAGCTATTCCGATTATTGTTCTTTCACCAATGATGGGTTTTCAATTACCTTTTCAATTTACTTTTCCAGGTTCTGATTGGTTGGTCTTAATTTTAGCAACTGTGCTATTTTTTTATGGTGGACAACCATTTTTAAGTGGCGCTAAAATGGAATTACAGCAAAAGAGTCCAGCAATGATGACGTTAATTGCGATGGGGATTTCGGTATCATATTTTTACAGCTTATATGCGTTTTACATGAATCATTTTACGAATCAGGCCCACGTGATGGACTTTTTCTGGGAATTAGCCACTCTGATTGTTATTATGCTTTTAGGCCATTGGATTGAAATGAATGCTATTTCTAATGCTGGTGATGCCTTGAAAAAAATGGCTGAACTGTTACCTGACACAGTCAAGCGAATGACTGAACATGGGGAAGAAGAAATTCCTTTGCAAGATGTCCAAGAAGGCGATCGCTTGATTGTTCGTTCGGGAGATAAAATTCCGACAGATGGTAAAATTTTGAAAGGAAGCACAACAGTCGACGAATCGATGGTTACAGGGGAATCAAAAACAGTAGAAAAAAACATTGGTGACTCCGTGATTGGTGGAGCTGTCAATGGCAACGGAATGATTGAAATTTCGGTAACTGGCACGGGTGAAAATAGTTACCTGTCAAAAGTTATGGAGATGGTTAAACAAGCGCAATCGGAAAAATCAAAACTAGAATCCATTTCAGACCGTGTAGCCAAGTGGTTATTCTATATTGCCTTATTCGTAGGTGTGTTAGCATTTATCGGTTGGTTACTCGTAACGAAAGATTTGTCTCTAGCATTTGAACGAATGGTTACAGTTTTTATTATTGCCTGTCCCCATGCGTTAGGCTTAGCAATTCCTTTAGTGATTGCTAGAAGTACCTCCATTGCTGCTAAAAATGGCTTACTTTTAAAAAATCGGAATGCATTAGAACAAGCCAATAAGGTTGAATATGTGTTGCTGGATAAAACTGGAACTTTAACAGAAGGACAATTTACAGTTACTGGCTTAGAATTAATGAGTAAGCAGTTTACTAGAGAAGAAGCACTTAAATATATTGGGGCATTGGAAAAAAATGCAAATCATCCGTTGGCAATTGGGATCATGAACTATTTAAATAAACAAGCCGTTCAACCTTATGAAGCCCATAATCTGCAAGCTTTATCAGGCGTAGGACTGGTTGCTACTGTTCAAAACCAAGAAGTCAAAATAGTCAATGAAAAAGAAGTTGCACGGTTACAGTTAACCTTCGATGAAACAATTAAAACAAACTATCAGGAGCAAGGAAATACCTTGAGTTATTTAATCATCGCTGGTCAATTAGTCGCACTGCTTGCTTTAGGAGATAAAGTCAAACCAGAAGCTAAAACATTTATTGCAGAGTTACAAGCGCAAGGAATTACGCCAGTCATGTTAACAGGGGATAATCAAACAGCCGCCAGTGCAGTTGCTAATTATTTAGGAATGAAGGAATACTACGCAGAGCTCTTACCAGAAGATAAAGAAAAAATTGTGCAACAATATCTTACTGAGGGACATCAGGTCATGATGGTAGGAGACGGTATTAATGATGCACCAAGTTTAGCCCGTGCTTCAATCGGCATTGCGATAGGCGCTGGTACAGATGTAGCGATTGATTCGGCAGATGTTGTACTGACGGATAGTGATCCTAAAGATATTTTAAGGTTCTTAGATTTAGCCAAACAAACACGACGTAAAATGATCCAAAATCTTTGGTGGGGAGCTGGGTACAATATTGTCGCCATTCCTTTAGCGGCTGGGGTCCTTGCACCACTTGGGATTGTTTTAAATCCAGCTGTAGGTGCTGTGTTGATGTCATTAAGTACAATTATTGTAGCAGCAAATGCTATGACACTGCATATTTCAAAAAAATAA